One Gordonia mangrovi genomic region harbors:
- a CDS encoding FAD-dependent oxidoreductase, producing the protein MGDSGLLTAIHLARGRSPIPLPWLGSRPHCDVVGISSKPGLLSGQELGTRISRPDAWVRDHWISFDRFRGLDRVRTVHGSLVGLDTARARVDVALGDGSVVAEPYDVLVISTGVRNGFWRQPTLQTTTDIDRELGETHTSLDGATSVAVIGGGAAAVSSAANIAAVWPAKNVRLYFPGARALPAHHPRVWQHVRSRLDGLGVEMHSGHRAELPCDSGIDRIGTGPVHWTTGQPPASADAVVWAIGAVRPNTEWLPGDLLDEHGFVRVESDLRVVGQDRIFAVGDVAATDPLRNSARNRADRLMAHNVRATLRGGHRRHYRPRHRRWGSVLGVQRDGLEVFTPGGRPFRFPTWSIDTLLQPWIVRRGIYRGIRDPASATADDTGWSGN; encoded by the coding sequence ATGGGTGACAGCGGGCTGCTGACCGCGATCCACCTCGCGCGGGGCCGATCACCGATCCCGCTGCCCTGGTTGGGTTCCCGGCCGCACTGCGATGTGGTCGGCATCTCGTCGAAACCCGGGCTGCTGAGCGGGCAGGAACTGGGCACCCGGATCTCCCGACCCGACGCGTGGGTCCGCGACCATTGGATCTCGTTCGACCGCTTCCGCGGGCTGGACCGGGTGCGCACCGTCCACGGCAGCCTCGTCGGCCTCGACACCGCGCGCGCCCGCGTGGACGTCGCGCTCGGCGACGGTTCGGTTGTCGCCGAACCCTACGACGTACTGGTGATCTCGACGGGTGTGCGTAACGGATTCTGGCGGCAACCGACGCTGCAGACCACGACGGACATCGACCGCGAGCTCGGCGAGACACACACCAGTCTCGACGGCGCGACCAGCGTGGCGGTGATCGGCGGTGGTGCGGCCGCGGTCAGCAGCGCCGCCAACATCGCGGCGGTGTGGCCCGCCAAGAACGTGCGACTGTACTTCCCGGGGGCGCGAGCGCTACCCGCCCATCATCCCCGGGTCTGGCAGCATGTGCGGTCACGGCTCGACGGGCTCGGTGTGGAGATGCATTCCGGCCATCGGGCCGAACTCCCCTGCGACTCCGGTATCGACCGGATCGGCACCGGCCCGGTGCACTGGACCACCGGGCAGCCACCCGCATCCGCCGATGCCGTCGTGTGGGCCATCGGAGCGGTACGCCCGAACACCGAGTGGCTTCCTGGCGATCTGCTCGACGAACACGGATTCGTTCGTGTCGAATCCGACCTCCGCGTCGTCGGCCAGGACCGGATCTTCGCCGTCGGCGACGTCGCGGCGACCGATCCGCTGCGCAATTCGGCGCGCAATCGGGCCGACCGGCTGATGGCGCACAACGTGCGGGCCACGCTGCGCGGGGGGCACCGGCGCCACTATCGACCTCGCCATCGCCGCTGGGGGTCGGTCCTCGGGGTCCAGCGCGACGGCCTGGAGGTCTTCACCCCCGGCGGGCGGCCGTTCCGCTTCCCCACATGGTCGATCGACACGCTCCTGCAGCCGTGGATCGTGCGCCGCGGGATCTATCGAGGCATCCGCGATCCCGCGTCAGCGACCGCGGACGACACCGGTTGGTCTGGCAACTAG
- a CDS encoding DUF1295 domain-containing protein, whose protein sequence is MSTHTPSRRVAGLARVAIAYLVAVAVAALWLAWGPATDALWLDTLIADLLATVVIFGFSRYHHNSSFYDAYWSVIPPLLLVYWWCRGDFGIDDVRTWLLFAMVSVWAIRLTANWVSTFPGLHHEDWRYAQLRDDAGRWELPVDLFAIHVIPTLQVFAGMIPAYVAVTRPAAGPMWLVVVAFLVGMAAITLETIADGQLRRFVRSARAGEVMDHGVWGWSRHPNYFGEFSFWFAIALFGVAASPADAWWLFIGAAAMLALFEGASIPLMERRSLARRPGYQAVIDRVPRFVLRPPRAGGSVRSRR, encoded by the coding sequence ATGTCCACGCACACACCGTCGCGTCGGGTCGCCGGACTCGCCCGCGTCGCGATCGCCTACCTGGTGGCGGTAGCGGTGGCCGCGCTCTGGTTGGCCTGGGGTCCCGCCACCGACGCGCTGTGGCTCGACACGCTGATCGCCGACCTGCTGGCCACCGTGGTCATCTTCGGGTTCAGCCGGTATCACCACAACAGCAGCTTCTACGACGCGTACTGGAGCGTGATCCCGCCGCTGCTGCTCGTGTACTGGTGGTGCCGTGGTGACTTCGGCATCGACGATGTGCGCACCTGGCTGCTGTTCGCGATGGTGTCGGTGTGGGCGATCCGGCTCACCGCCAACTGGGTGAGCACGTTTCCCGGTCTGCACCACGAGGACTGGCGCTACGCACAGCTGCGGGATGATGCCGGTCGGTGGGAACTGCCGGTGGATCTCTTCGCCATCCACGTGATCCCGACGCTGCAGGTGTTCGCCGGGATGATCCCTGCCTACGTGGCCGTGACACGTCCCGCTGCGGGGCCGATGTGGCTGGTCGTCGTGGCGTTTCTGGTCGGGATGGCCGCCATCACCCTCGAGACGATCGCCGACGGGCAGTTGCGCCGATTCGTCCGGTCGGCTCGTGCCGGCGAGGTGATGGATCACGGTGTCTGGGGATGGTCGCGTCATCCGAACTACTTCGGTGAGTTCTCGTTCTGGTTCGCGATCGCGCTGTTCGGGGTGGCGGCCTCCCCGGCGGATGCCTGGTGGCTGTTCATCGGTGCCGCGGCGATGCTCGCACTCTTCGAGGGTGCGAGCATCCCGCTGATGGAGCGGCGCAGCCTCGCCCGCCGACCCGGATATCAGGCGGTGATCGACCGGGTTCCGCGATTCGTGCTACGGCCGCCGCGCGCGGGCGGCTCCGTGCGGAGCCGCCGGTGA
- a CDS encoding LLM class F420-dependent oxidoreductase, producing the protein MKLGLQLGYWGAQPATNHAELVAAAEAAGFDSIFTAEAWGSDAYTPLAWWGSATERVRLGTSVLQLSARTPTACAMAALTLDHLSGGRHIVGLGVSGPQVVEGWYGQRFAKPLARTREYIDIMRQVWAREAPVTSSGPHYPLPLTGADSSGLGKPLKPITHPLRPDIPVMLGAEGPKNIALAAEIADGWLPLFYTPRLADTYNEWLDEGFARPGARRSRADFEICATAQIVVTDDRAATYEAIKPFLALYMGGMGSEDTNFHAEVYRRMGYADVVDEVTALFRSNRKDQAAQVIPDEVVADSAIVGDLDHVRSEVKRWAAAGVTMMLVSPGSVAEIEQLATLI; encoded by the coding sequence ATGAAACTCGGGCTACAGCTGGGATATTGGGGTGCACAGCCGGCGACCAACCACGCCGAATTGGTCGCCGCCGCCGAGGCCGCCGGATTCGACAGCATCTTCACCGCCGAGGCGTGGGGGTCGGATGCGTACACCCCACTGGCGTGGTGGGGCTCGGCCACCGAACGGGTCCGGCTGGGCACATCGGTGCTGCAACTGTCAGCTCGCACCCCGACCGCGTGCGCCATGGCCGCACTGACTCTCGATCACCTGTCCGGCGGCCGCCACATCGTCGGGCTCGGGGTGTCCGGTCCCCAGGTCGTCGAAGGATGGTACGGCCAACGATTCGCCAAACCGCTCGCGCGCACCCGGGAGTACATCGACATCATGCGCCAGGTGTGGGCCCGCGAGGCACCGGTCACCAGCAGCGGACCGCACTACCCACTGCCACTGACCGGCGCGGACAGCAGCGGATTGGGTAAGCCGCTCAAGCCGATCACCCATCCGCTGCGTCCCGACATCCCGGTGATGCTGGGCGCCGAAGGGCCCAAGAACATCGCCCTGGCCGCCGAGATCGCCGACGGGTGGCTGCCGCTGTTCTACACACCGCGTCTCGCCGACACCTACAACGAGTGGCTCGACGAGGGGTTCGCACGGCCCGGGGCGCGCCGCTCCCGCGCGGACTTCGAGATCTGCGCCACTGCCCAGATCGTCGTCACCGACGACCGCGCCGCCACCTACGAGGCCATCAAACCGTTTCTCGCGCTCTACATGGGCGGGATGGGCAGCGAGGACACCAACTTCCATGCCGAGGTGTATCGGCGGATGGGCTATGCCGACGTGGTCGACGAGGTAACCGCCCTGTTCCGCAGCAACCGCAAGGATCAGGCCGCGCAGGTGATACCCGACGAGGTGGTGGCGGATTCCGCGATCGTCGGTGACCTCGACCACGTGCGTTCGGAGGTCAAGCGGTGGGCGGCCGCCGGTGTCACCATGATGCTGGTGTCCCCGGGCAGTGTGGCCGAGATCGAGCAACTGGCGACGCTCATCTGA
- a CDS encoding NAD(P)/FAD-dependent oxidoreductase: MESVDVVVVGAGVVGLAVARHLAIEGRSVVVLEREDAVGTQTSSRNSEIIHAGIYYPPGSLKARMCVTGRALLYRYCADNTIAHRRTGKLIVATDRDQLAALDRIADRAHANGVGDLRRIDRDELAELEPEVSGVAALWSPSTGIVDAHGLMRALRRDAEQSGAVVSLRSAVTTGRIRPGHPIELTVADIGEIACRAVVNCAGLGAWALASSLTGFPTAHVPRRHLAKGNYFGLRSGRAPFERLIYPVPVDGGLGVHLTFDLGGAARFGPDVQWVDRPEHLVDPTRADAFYAAIRRYWPGLPDDALQPDFAGIRPKLTGPGEPAADFLVQGPADHGVAGVVNLFGIESPGLTSCFALAAHVAAAIDGDPLR; the protein is encoded by the coding sequence ATGGAGTCCGTCGACGTCGTGGTGGTCGGCGCGGGTGTGGTCGGTCTGGCCGTCGCGCGCCATCTCGCGATCGAAGGCCGCAGCGTGGTGGTCCTCGAGCGCGAGGACGCGGTCGGCACCCAGACGAGTTCACGCAATTCCGAGATCATCCACGCCGGGATCTACTACCCGCCCGGCAGTCTCAAGGCGCGGATGTGCGTGACCGGCCGCGCCCTGCTGTACCGCTATTGCGCCGACAACACGATCGCGCACCGCAGAACCGGCAAACTCATCGTCGCCACCGACCGCGATCAACTCGCCGCGCTCGACCGCATCGCCGATCGTGCCCACGCCAACGGGGTGGGTGATCTCCGCCGGATCGACCGTGACGAACTGGCCGAGCTGGAACCCGAGGTGAGCGGCGTGGCCGCGCTGTGGTCGCCCTCGACCGGCATCGTCGATGCGCATGGGCTGATGCGGGCACTGCGGCGCGATGCGGAGCAGTCCGGCGCCGTGGTGTCGCTGCGGAGCGCGGTGACCACCGGCCGGATCCGACCCGGTCACCCGATCGAGCTGACGGTCGCCGACATCGGGGAGATTGCCTGTCGGGCAGTGGTCAACTGTGCCGGTCTGGGTGCGTGGGCTCTCGCGTCATCGCTGACCGGGTTCCCGACCGCACACGTGCCGCGGCGTCACCTCGCCAAGGGCAACTACTTCGGCCTGCGCTCGGGCCGGGCCCCCTTCGAGCGGTTGATCTACCCGGTCCCGGTGGACGGTGGCCTCGGGGTCCATCTCACCTTCGACCTCGGTGGCGCCGCTCGTTTCGGTCCCGACGTGCAGTGGGTCGATCGACCTGAGCACCTCGTCGATCCGACCCGGGCCGACGCGTTCTACGCCGCCATCCGGCGCTACTGGCCCGGACTGCCCGACGACGCCTTGCAGCCCGACTTCGCCGGCATCCGACCGAAGCTGACCGGACCGGGCGAACCGGCCGCCGACTTCCTGGTGCAGGGGCCGGCCGACCATGGCGTCGCCGGCGTCGTCAATCTCTTCGGCATCGAAAGTCCCGGTCTCACGTCCTGCTTTGCTCTGGCCGCCCATGTCGCCGCGGCGATCGACGGCGACCCGCTACGGTGA
- a CDS encoding LuxR C-terminal-related transcriptional regulator, whose product MDGGWQLLGRPSEHQAILSALTDEGGGVVLVGPPGVGKTTAARAVTDSLHAPVHWAACTESSRAIPLGAFAPWVRLSPRISRDPIAALVSAREAMVAEADTVIGVDDAHQLDQLSATLLHQITIEHSARIVATARIGETVPDAVTTLWKDGYLTRIELEPLTKDQCTELVEMVLGGTLEGLSADVIWESSGGNPLFLRNMVEGALEAGTLSEINDVWQLRGPTAVPSGLAALIDDRLDRAGEAVIDALKLLALYEPLDLDTIVELAGEQAVDAAEVQGLIRITRDGETVNARFSHPVYGDVIRLRIGTMAGRTLRSRIVAVLRDRPIASAADRIRLARLCVDGDQDIDVKLLISAAKDAVALTNLPLGERLARAAQDRGGGVAAAELLSRALLWQGRIAESDGVLAAYDPDDLDELQLVQWGVPRMSGLFWSLGDVTQSTRLLHLMRDRVDHPALRLVVDAAGAAMAVHENRIDDGIEAAEKVLNDPESPSQAIDFAAFAAGLAMPVAGRGFDFEPIAARCRPEQKATDGMIKVMIRYGDVLALTTVGDLDQAHRRATEYAEFFSSGQFVGWAIAKIMVGLVATYRGAFREGAMAIEQALAALNAESSLPWRLPARLILVRAYAALGEVDKAQQVIEDAEEHSGPHLRLHEPQRILSRAWIAASAGSPRHAVELCYESADMASSSGQLAVCAEALHHAARFGDRGVAGRLDEIRRFVQGPVVDLYAQHAAAVADAEPAALCAVSEPFERIGLTLSAADAAAQAVPLYDRAGRRRECAESSARAARLAARCDGATTPALRAAARPLPVTAREREITALVAQGLSNREIAERLTVSIRTVEGHIYRACIKLDVADRDALARIVWDNA is encoded by the coding sequence ATGGACGGCGGTTGGCAGCTGCTCGGCCGGCCCTCCGAACATCAGGCGATACTATCCGCGCTGACCGACGAGGGAGGCGGCGTCGTGCTCGTCGGGCCCCCGGGGGTCGGCAAGACCACAGCGGCTCGCGCAGTGACCGACTCCTTGCACGCGCCGGTGCACTGGGCGGCCTGTACCGAGTCCTCCCGGGCGATCCCGCTGGGTGCGTTCGCGCCCTGGGTCCGTCTGTCGCCGCGTATCTCCCGCGATCCGATCGCCGCACTGGTGTCGGCCCGCGAGGCGATGGTCGCCGAGGCCGACACCGTCATCGGCGTCGACGACGCTCATCAGCTCGACCAACTCTCGGCAACCCTGCTGCACCAGATCACCATCGAGCATTCGGCCCGTATCGTGGCCACCGCACGCATCGGCGAGACCGTTCCGGATGCCGTCACGACGCTGTGGAAAGACGGGTACCTCACGCGGATCGAACTCGAACCGCTGACCAAGGATCAATGCACGGAGCTGGTCGAGATGGTGCTCGGTGGAACCCTGGAGGGCCTCAGCGCCGACGTGATCTGGGAGTCGTCGGGCGGCAATCCCCTGTTCCTGCGCAACATGGTCGAAGGCGCTCTGGAGGCCGGCACGCTCTCGGAGATCAACGACGTGTGGCAACTCCGTGGCCCCACCGCGGTCCCGTCGGGCCTCGCGGCACTGATCGACGATCGTCTCGACCGTGCAGGTGAGGCGGTGATCGATGCCTTGAAACTGCTCGCACTGTACGAACCGCTCGACCTCGACACGATTGTCGAACTCGCGGGTGAACAGGCGGTCGACGCCGCCGAGGTGCAGGGCCTGATCCGGATCACCCGCGACGGTGAGACAGTGAATGCGCGCTTCAGCCACCCCGTCTACGGTGACGTGATCCGCCTGCGTATCGGCACCATGGCCGGCCGAACCCTGCGATCTCGGATCGTCGCGGTGCTCCGTGATCGTCCGATCGCGTCGGCTGCCGATCGGATCCGGCTCGCCAGACTCTGTGTCGACGGCGACCAGGACATCGATGTCAAGCTGCTGATCTCGGCGGCCAAGGACGCGGTCGCGCTGACCAACCTCCCGCTCGGCGAGCGGCTGGCGCGTGCCGCCCAGGACCGCGGTGGTGGGGTCGCCGCCGCGGAGTTGTTGTCGCGCGCCCTGCTCTGGCAAGGACGGATCGCCGAGTCCGACGGGGTGCTGGCGGCCTACGATCCGGACGATCTCGACGAACTCCAGCTGGTGCAGTGGGGTGTGCCCAGGATGAGTGGGCTCTTCTGGTCGCTGGGCGACGTCACGCAGAGCACGCGGCTGCTGCACCTGATGCGCGACCGGGTCGACCACCCTGCGCTGCGCTTGGTCGTCGATGCCGCCGGTGCAGCGATGGCGGTGCACGAGAATCGCATCGACGACGGCATCGAGGCAGCCGAGAAAGTGCTCAACGACCCTGAATCGCCCTCCCAGGCCATAGATTTCGCGGCCTTCGCCGCGGGGCTGGCGATGCCGGTGGCCGGCCGAGGGTTCGATTTCGAGCCGATCGCGGCACGCTGCCGGCCGGAGCAGAAGGCCACCGACGGCATGATCAAGGTGATGATCCGCTACGGGGATGTGCTCGCGCTGACGACGGTCGGCGATCTCGATCAGGCGCACCGCCGCGCCACCGAATACGCCGAGTTCTTCTCGTCGGGGCAGTTCGTCGGTTGGGCGATCGCCAAGATCATGGTGGGCCTCGTGGCGACCTACCGCGGCGCCTTCCGGGAGGGCGCGATGGCGATCGAGCAGGCATTGGCCGCCCTCAACGCCGAGTCCTCGCTGCCATGGCGACTGCCCGCCCGGTTGATCCTGGTCCGGGCGTATGCGGCACTCGGCGAGGTCGACAAGGCCCAGCAGGTGATCGAGGACGCCGAGGAGCATTCCGGGCCGCATCTGCGATTGCACGAGCCCCAGCGAATCCTGTCCCGGGCGTGGATCGCGGCGTCCGCCGGAAGCCCACGACACGCTGTCGAATTATGTTACGAATCAGCAGATATGGCGTCCTCGTCCGGGCAGTTGGCGGTCTGCGCCGAGGCGCTGCATCACGCGGCGAGATTCGGTGACCGCGGCGTGGCCGGCCGCCTCGACGAGATCCGGCGGTTCGTCCAGGGGCCGGTGGTCGATCTCTACGCGCAGCATGCCGCTGCCGTCGCCGACGCCGAGCCCGCCGCACTGTGCGCGGTGAGCGAGCCGTTCGAACGGATCGGCCTGACGCTGTCGGCTGCCGATGCAGCCGCCCAGGCCGTCCCGCTGTATGACCGGGCCGGCCGACGGCGTGAGTGTGCCGAATCCAGCGCGCGCGCCGCGCGTCTGGCCGCACGATGTGACGGAGCGACCACCCCGGCCCTCCGCGCCGCGGCCCGACCGCTACCGGTGACCGCGCGTGAGCGGGAGATCACGGCGCTGGTTGCGCAGGGGCTCAGCAACCGCGAGATCGCCGAACGCCTCACCGTGTCGATCCGAACCGTCGAAGGTCACATCTACCGTGCCTGCATCAAACTCGACGTCGCGGATCGCGACGCCCTGGCGAGGATCGTCTGGGACAACGCCTGA
- a CDS encoding catalase family protein: MTETVAGGRTYVRFHENIESPRDDEADDIERIVRVLRSNNERAYRTNKRGLRDAHAKGHGILRGELEVLDGLAPELAQGMFAAPGTFPVIARLSSTSGAIRSDQLRGVRGLGLKVIGVTGPRALPDDTANTQDFIMVTHREFLFADAHAYSRTGMVTAWALARLSDRALKFGSEALDALNARVLPILGTKLPDTLAVFVEPNTHILGDTFHSSAPLRHGDHIVKMRLVPRSPEVCALAGERMPADGEVNAFAESVIDFFACHAAEYELQVQLCTDLAAMPIEDATKEWDDALSPYRTVAIIRYPKQETYTPQRRAFGDEVLSFNSWRGLDAHRPLGSINRLKRRVYDASSQYRHRVNHAPMLEPADESELPT, translated from the coding sequence ATGACCGAGACCGTCGCCGGCGGCCGGACCTACGTGCGTTTCCACGAGAACATCGAATCCCCGCGCGACGACGAGGCCGACGACATCGAGAGGATCGTCCGGGTGTTGCGCTCGAACAACGAACGCGCCTACCGCACCAACAAGCGCGGGTTGCGTGACGCGCACGCCAAGGGCCACGGGATCCTGCGGGGCGAGTTGGAGGTGCTCGACGGCCTCGCCCCCGAACTCGCCCAGGGCATGTTCGCGGCGCCGGGAACCTTCCCGGTCATCGCCCGATTGTCGAGCACCTCGGGCGCCATCCGCAGCGACCAGCTGCGCGGTGTGCGGGGACTCGGGCTCAAGGTCATCGGGGTCACCGGACCCCGCGCGTTGCCCGACGACACCGCGAACACCCAGGACTTCATCATGGTGACCCATCGGGAATTCCTGTTCGCCGACGCGCATGCCTACAGCCGCACCGGGATGGTGACCGCCTGGGCTTTGGCCCGCCTCTCGGACCGCGCGCTCAAGTTCGGTAGTGAGGCACTCGACGCACTGAACGCCCGTGTACTGCCGATCCTCGGCACGAAGCTGCCCGACACCCTCGCGGTGTTCGTGGAACCGAATACGCACATCCTGGGTGACACCTTCCACTCGTCGGCACCGCTGCGGCACGGTGACCACATCGTCAAGATGCGTCTGGTCCCGCGCTCACCGGAGGTGTGTGCGCTCGCCGGCGAGCGCATGCCGGCCGACGGCGAGGTCAACGCGTTCGCGGAGTCGGTGATCGACTTCTTCGCGTGCCACGCCGCGGAGTATGAGCTGCAGGTGCAGTTGTGCACGGATCTGGCGGCGATGCCGATCGAGGACGCCACGAAGGAATGGGACGACGCGCTGTCGCCCTACCGCACCGTCGCGATCATCCGCTACCCGAAGCAGGAGACCTACACCCCGCAGCGTCGGGCATTCGGCGACGAGGTGTTGTCGTTCAACTCGTGGCGAGGACTCGATGCACACCGACCACTCGGCTCGATCAACCGACTCAAGCGGCGCGTGTACGACGCGTCGAGCCAGTACCGGCACCGGGTGAACCACGCGCCCATGCTCGAACCCGCCGACGAATCCGAGCTGCCGACCTGA